The following proteins are encoded in a genomic region of Anaerolineae bacterium:
- a CDS encoding Carbamate kinase encodes MAEKKVAVVAIGGNSLIKDEQHKTVEDQYEAAKETTYHIADMIEAGWDVAIGHGNGPQVGFILRRSEIAAKVEGMHEVPLDVCGADTQGAIGYALQQTLQNWLYKRGIHKPVATVITQVLVDKDDPAFKNPTKPIGSFMDEEEAQRRAREMGWNVVEDAGRGWRRVVASPLPKEVVEFETVKTLIDAGVIVITVGGGGIPVIDVGEGEYRGVAAVIDKDYASSLLARKLNADLFLISTAVEKVALNFGKPDQKWVDRMTLSEAKKYLAEGIHFAKGSMAPKIQAIIWYLEAGGKHAIITNPENIGRALRGETGTHIVPD; translated from the coding sequence ATGGCTGAGAAAAAAGTAGCGGTAGTTGCGATTGGCGGAAATTCCTTAATCAAAGACGAACAACACAAGACGGTTGAAGATCAATACGAAGCCGCAAAGGAAACCACCTACCACATTGCCGATATGATCGAAGCAGGTTGGGATGTGGCAATTGGGCATGGGAACGGTCCCCAGGTCGGCTTTATCTTACGGCGTTCGGAGATCGCTGCCAAAGTCGAAGGGATGCACGAGGTGCCGCTGGATGTGTGCGGCGCCGATACGCAAGGGGCCATTGGTTATGCCCTCCAACAGACCCTGCAAAACTGGCTTTACAAGCGCGGCATTCATAAACCGGTTGCCACGGTCATCACGCAGGTATTGGTAGATAAAGATGATCCGGCTTTCAAAAATCCAACCAAGCCGATCGGTAGCTTTATGGATGAAGAAGAAGCGCAACGCAGAGCGCGTGAGATGGGTTGGAATGTGGTGGAAGATGCCGGACGAGGGTGGCGACGGGTGGTTGCCTCTCCTTTGCCCAAAGAAGTGGTCGAGTTTGAGACCGTGAAGACTTTAATTGACGCGGGTGTTATTGTGATTACCGTTGGCGGAGGCGGCATCCCGGTTATTGATGTCGGTGAGGGTGAATACCGTGGGGTGGCAGCCGTGATCGATAAAGATTATGCCAGTAGCTTGCTGGCCCGCAAACTAAACGCTGATTTGTTCTTGATTTCCACTGCTGTAGAAAAGGTTGCCTTGAATTTTGGCAAGCCCGATCAGAAGTGGGTCGATCGCATGACCCTTTCGGAAGCCAAGAAGTATCTCGCCGAAGGCATCCATTTTGCCAAAGGCTCCATGGCGCCGAAGATTCAGGCAATTATCTGGTACCTGGAGGCTGGTGGT
- a CDS encoding Ornithine carbamoyltransferase encodes MQTHFYGRDLIGDLDFSKEEVETVLDVAFDLKRKRALGQPHAYLRDKVLAMLFFFSSTRTRGSFEAGMAQLGGHAAFIESKTTQIAHGDTPKEIGEIFGRYFDGIAIRHVDWGVGNKYLNDVAKYSRVPVLNMQCDIYHPFQILADLMTIIEKKGRDLRRKKMVVSWAYAASYQKPMSVPQSLVIQMPRFGLDVVLAHPPEFRLMPEIMDMAQEQARKYGTGFEVISDPDGMEKAFKDADIIYAKSWGAMVHTPDAEEGAKIIKKYEHWITDERKMALAKPDAIYMHPLPADRNIEVTDGVIDSEQSVVYDEAENRMHVQKAVMALTMGGI; translated from the coding sequence ATGCAAACCCATTTCTACGGAAGAGATTTAATCGGTGATCTGGATTTCAGTAAAGAAGAAGTCGAAACGGTCCTGGATGTGGCTTTTGACCTGAAGCGCAAGCGAGCTTTGGGGCAACCGCACGCCTATTTGCGTGATAAAGTCCTGGCGATGCTGTTCTTCTTCTCCAGCACGCGCACGCGCGGCTCCTTCGAGGCGGGTATGGCGCAGTTGGGTGGTCACGCCGCGTTTATCGAGAGCAAGACCACACAGATTGCCCATGGGGACACGCCCAAGGAGATCGGTGAAATCTTCGGCAGATATTTTGACGGTATCGCCATTCGCCATGTGGATTGGGGCGTGGGGAATAAATATCTGAACGATGTCGCCAAATATTCTCGCGTGCCGGTCTTGAATATGCAATGCGATATTTACCACCCCTTCCAAATCCTGGCGGATCTGATGACCATTATCGAAAAGAAAGGGCGTGATTTGCGGCGTAAGAAAATGGTTGTCTCTTGGGCGTACGCAGCTTCTTACCAGAAGCCGATGTCCGTCCCGCAGTCATTGGTGATCCAGATGCCGCGTTTCGGTCTGGATGTTGTCCTGGCGCATCCCCCCGAATTTCGTCTGATGCCAGAGATTATGGATATGGCGCAAGAACAGGCGCGCAAATACGGCACCGGCTTTGAGGTAATCAGCGATCCGGATGGGATGGAAAAAGCCTTCAAAGATGCGGATATCATCTATGCCAAGTCTTGGGGCGCGATGGTGCATACACCGGATGCTGAGGAAGGGGCAAAGATCATCAAGAAGTATGAACACTGGATCACCGACGAACGCAAGATGGCTTTAGCGAAACCGGATGCGATCTACATGCACCCCTTGCCGGCCGACCGCAATATCGAAGTAACCGATGGCGTGATTGACAGCGAGCAGTCGGTCGTTTATGACGAGGCAGAAAACCGTATGCATGTTCAGAAAGCTGTAATGGCTTTGACGATGGGAGGCATCTAA